GCTGGTGGCGGCGCGGTTCACGAACAGGTCGTCGTCGCCCGAAGCGATGTGCTGGTGGGCGGTGAAGCCTTTGTGGCGGAAGAACAGGTCCTTTTTATAGGCGAGGTTGCGGCCAACGCCCATGTAAGGGATGCCTGAGAGGGCGAAAGAAAGGTATTGGAGGGCGCTGAACCAGGTTTCGTAGCGGATAACCTTATTGAGGAAGCCGGGTTTTTTGTAGTAGGGGCCGTATCCCAGTACGATTTCCTTTCCTTCGCGGAATCCCTGGCTCATGAGGTTGAGCCAATGGATGCTGCCGGGTTTGCAATCGGCGTCGGTCAGCACAACCGTGTCGAATTTGGCGCCTTTAATACCGATGGAAAGCGGGTATTTTTTCCCGGGGATGAATTTGGCGGCCTGTTTGATTTCGATGTGGCGGTAATGTGGATAACCGTTTTCGATGGAGGCGAGGTAATATTTGGAATCGTCTTCCGAATTGTCGTTCACGACGATCACTTCGTAGGATGGTGCGTTATGGATGTGGTAACGCTGCTGGAGAACGGTGGGGAGGTTCATGGGAAGGCTCCTTTCTTCGTTTTTGGCGCAGATGATGACCGACATATCGCCGCCCGGAGGCTCGCCGAGGTCGAACTTCCGCCGGTAAAAGGCGACGCGGGAAAAGAAAATCAGGTAGTATAAGACCTGTATGCCCGCTATCGCGGCGAAAGTATAGAAGAAAATTAAGCCCAGATTATCTGACATAAGGGGCAAAAATATAAGTTTTTATTTGACTATATAAAGGTGTGGAAAAAAATATTTAACAGGGTCGTCTTAAAGACTATCGAGGATAAATTTCGGATCGATCTGCAATTTGCGGTAAATAGCCTTCAGAAACTGTACGTCAGGTTCCCGCTTATTATTGAGGATAAGAGAAAATTTGGAAGGGGATAACCCCAGGAAAGCCGCCATTTCTTTTTGTGTGAGGTTCATTTCAAACATTTTCAAATTGAGCATACCTGCAAGGGTTTCCGGCTTTGGGAGAGTGAAGTAATGGGCTTCGTACTCCTGCACAATATTCACCATATCCTGCAGCGTATCGATATCTTTTGCGGTTAACGACTCGCTGCCTTTTTTCATCAGCAGCTCAATCTCCTGCATGAGCTTTTCGTACGCATTTTCAGTGGGTAATTTTTGCTTTTCTACCTTTCTGGACATAGCGGGCTTTGCTAACATGAAAAAATAATATGTTGTTAAATTGAAATATCAATTACTGGTGATTATAATAAATTCATATCCAGTTTGTTGTAAGCTGCGTGGGTGCCGACCCAGCGGATAAACGCTGTCCTGACCGGAAAGATAATCCTGGCAATCAACCTGAATTGATTGCCTTTAATATTGAAAACATACGAATCATTCCCAACATAATCCACCGAATCGAATGTCCGCTTTACATCTTGAAAATGGCTCCAGTCAGATTCACTCGCTTTCCGGAACCAATTCAAAAATGCATCGCTCGAAGCTGGATGTCTTTTTGTAAAGTCTGTGAGTGCCTTCCTGCTGATCACCACCATCTAAAAAAATACGCATTAATTTTTAAAAACGAATCATTATTTCGAATTTCTAAATAAATGCTAATAATATTAGTTAAATGCCTGTTAATCGTCCCCGGGAATTTCAATACCTTTGCCCACTGAAAAAAAACAGCGAGGATTTGGATTTCAAACTGATCACCACAGACCCCTCAGGCGCAAGAGCCGGGGTCATCACCACGGACCACGGCGCCATCGAAACGCCCATCTTCATGCCCGTGGGCACCGTCGGCTCCGTGAAAGCCGTTACCCAGGAACAGCTCCGCAGCGATATCAACGCGCAGATCATCCTCGGCAACACCTATCATCTCTACCTCCGCCCGGGAATGGATGTCCTCCGCAAAGCCGGCGGCCTCCACCGCTTTAACGGCTGGGAGCGCCCCATCCTCACCGACTCCGGCGGATACCAGGTCTTCTCCCTCGCCGCCAACCGCAAAATCAAAGAGGAAGGTGTTGTCTTCCAAAGTCATATAGACGGCTCCCGCCACCTCTTCACCCCCGAAAACGTCATGGATATCCAGCGGAACATCGGGGCCGATATTATTATGGCCTTCGACGAATGCCCTCCGTACCCCAGCGAATATGCCTACGCCAAAAAAAGCATGGAGCTCACCCACCGGTGGCTCGACCGCTGCATCCGCCGCCTCGCCGAAACCGATCCCGTGTACGGGCATGCGCAAACGCTCTTTCCCATCGTGCAGGGCAGCACTTACAAAGACCTCCGCCGCGCCTCCGCCGAAGCCATCGCCAGCCGCAATTGCGCCGGCAACGCCATCGGGGGCCTCAGCGTGGGCGAGCCCGAAAACGAAATGTACGAGATGTGCGGCATCGTCACCGAAATCCTCCCCGCCGAAAAACCCCGCTATCTCATGGGCGTAGGCACGCCCTGGAATATCCTCAATAACATCGAGCTCGGTATCGATATGTTCGACTGCGTAATGCCCACCCGCAACGGCCGCAACGGCATGTTGTTTACCTGGGACGGCGTCGTGAACATCAAGAATAAAAAATGGGCCGACGACTTTTCGCCCATCGACGCCCAAACGCCCTGTTTCGCCAGCCAAAACTACACACGGGCCTACCTGCGCCACCTTTTCGTGGCCGGGGAATTCCTCGCCCTCACGCTGGCCAGCATCCACAACCTGGCGTTCTACCTCGACCTCGTGAAAACCGCCCGCAAGGAGATCCTGGCCGGCACTTACGGGGAATGGAAACGCCGGATGGTGCCGCAGTTGCAGACGCGCCTGTAATGGTATGTTAAAATTCATCGTCATACGATAAATTGCATCCGCATTCCAGCGGGAATGTTAGCTTTGCAACCTGACGGCCACGCCGTTCCGAACAAACTTTATGAAGAAGATCGACTGGTATATATTACGTAAGTTCATCGGTACCTTTATTTACTCGCTCATGGTGCTGCTGGTCATTTCCGTGGTGATCGACATCACGGA
Above is a genomic segment from Chitinophaga pollutisoli containing:
- a CDS encoding glycosyltransferase, producing MSDNLGLIFFYTFAAIAGIQVLYYLIFFSRVAFYRRKFDLGEPPGGDMSVIICAKNEERSLPMNLPTVLQQRYHIHNAPSYEVIVVNDNSEDDSKYYLASIENGYPHYRHIEIKQAAKFIPGKKYPLSIGIKGAKFDTVVLTDADCKPGSIHWLNLMSQGFREGKEIVLGYGPYYKKPGFLNKVIRYETWFSALQYLSFALSGIPYMGVGRNLAYKKDLFFRHKGFTAHQHIASGDDDLFVNRAATSKNTAVVIDKLAFAYSEPKRKWKHWFGQKTRHMSTGRYYRAGHKFLLGLFSLTHFLFYPALAVALFYTPMLYFTLGILGARIVVQTVISGFALKTLDERDLFWYVWLMDILMFLYYVIFTPALFFAKGRNKWK
- a CDS encoding helix-turn-helix transcriptional regulator; this encodes MLAKPAMSRKVEKQKLPTENAYEKLMQEIELLMKKGSESLTAKDIDTLQDMVNIVQEYEAHYFTLPKPETLAGMLNLKMFEMNLTQKEMAAFLGLSPSKFSLILNNKREPDVQFLKAIYRKLQIDPKFILDSL
- a CDS encoding type II toxin-antitoxin system HigB family toxin, with product MVVISRKALTDFTKRHPASSDAFLNWFRKASESDWSHFQDVKRTFDSVDYVGNDSYVFNIKGNQFRLIARIIFPVRTAFIRWVGTHAAYNKLDMNLL
- the tgt gene encoding tRNA guanosine(34) transglycosylase Tgt; translation: MDFKLITTDPSGARAGVITTDHGAIETPIFMPVGTVGSVKAVTQEQLRSDINAQIILGNTYHLYLRPGMDVLRKAGGLHRFNGWERPILTDSGGYQVFSLAANRKIKEEGVVFQSHIDGSRHLFTPENVMDIQRNIGADIIMAFDECPPYPSEYAYAKKSMELTHRWLDRCIRRLAETDPVYGHAQTLFPIVQGSTYKDLRRASAEAIASRNCAGNAIGGLSVGEPENEMYEMCGIVTEILPAEKPRYLMGVGTPWNILNNIELGIDMFDCVMPTRNGRNGMLFTWDGVVNIKNKKWADDFSPIDAQTPCFASQNYTRAYLRHLFVAGEFLALTLASIHNLAFYLDLVKTARKEILAGTYGEWKRRMVPQLQTRL